The Terrirubrum flagellatum nucleotide sequence ATCAGCAAATTCGTCCCGGCGCTCAAGGTCACGCGCCAGCTTGATCAGTTCTGTGACGCCACCCACACGGCGGCGCTGTTGCAGACCATCTTCGCGGCGACCGTGAAGACCAACCTTCAGGGCCTCGCGGCCTTCGAGGGTTTGATGACGGAGGGGGATCACGCGTCCCTGGACCTCGCCAAGTTTCTCGAAATGAAGAACGACTGGTACGAGGCTGCCAAGATCGACATGAGCACGCATGGGCGCATCGCCCATCTCATGCCGAATGAAGAACTGCAGTTTCACAAGGCCGAGCATCCCGGCCAACAGTTCGACATGGTGATGCAGTGGCTGTTGCGTGAGATCGCCCTGGTTGGCGGACTGACTTATGAAGCCGCGACTGGCGATTACCGGCAGGCGACCTATTCGTCCGTGCGGATGGGAACGTCGATCAACTGGAACGTCATCACTAAGCGGCGCAAAGGCGTCCCGTCAGGATATTGCCAGGGCGTTTATGAGACCTGGCTCGAAGACGAGATCGGCATCGGGAACCTGCCGTTTCCGGGCGGCTACGAAGCCTTTCTCGCGAACCGCCAGGCTGCTTGCCGCGCGACATGGTCCGGCCCTCCGAAGCCCCAGGCCGACGATCTAAAGACCGCGAAGGCCAATCAGACCAATCTTGAGATCGGCGTGACGACGCTGGAAAGCGTCTGCTCGGAGAACGGCGAAGATTGGGAAGATGTGATGGAGCAGCGCGCGCGAGAGCGCGAGCGCGCCAAGGAACTCGGTTTGGCTGACCCGTATCCCGATCTCGTAGCTCTCGAACTCGCGAAGAAGCAGCAGGCGGTGAAGGGCAACGAGGAAGATAAGACGGACGACGCGTCTTACACCGGAGAGGATCAGGGCGCGTGAGTGACGTCTTCGACGCAATCTTCGGCGTCGACAATTATGATCCCTGTGAGGCGCTGCGCGCGCTACGCCCCGTCTATATGCGGCTTGTCGCCGGCGCGGCTGAGGAGACGGTCAAGTTTCGTGACCGCGAGCTGACTTATCAACGCGCCGACCTGAAAAGCTTCGCGGCGCTGATCAGTCAGCTTGAGTCAGAATGCGCCAGCGCGAGCGGACTGCGTCCGAAGCGCATGGCGATCACCGTGGGCGGCATGGTCCGCCCGCGTGGCCCCTTCAACGGCCCGTTCGGGCGCTGCTGACCATGTCGAACCTGCTCCGCCTGCTCGATCAGTGGATCGGCAGGCCGCTCCTGCTCGATCCCGGCAAAGCTGAGATCGCGATGCGCGCGCTCGAAGGGCGCATCGGCTTCGACATGAGCGAAGCGGACTGGATCGAGCCCGAAGCGAACCGCTTCGTCGGCAGCTATCGCCGTGAGGCGCGGCCGAGCGGCTTGGTGCGGGCCTCGAATGGCGTCGGAATCCTAACGATCGACGGCGCGCTGGTAAACCGCGGCGCATATCTCGGCGCATCTTCGGGCCTGGTGTCTTACGAAGGCATCGGCGCGCAATTGATGGATGTGGCGGCGGACCACGAGATCCGCGCGCTCGTCATCGACATGAACTCGCCCGGCGGCCATGCGAGCGGATTGCCGGACCTC carries:
- a CDS encoding phage portal protein; amino-acid sequence: MSGALQTVRSAISRAFGGVPRTQSHMPQIGGSYFRNNVSPFLRDWRPALRETSEDVRQSWNLAAARAVDQIQNSGFIAGMCETSAALVVGDGLKLNAKPDAVALGWTPKQAQDWRTLVESRFSSWAGDALVCDANQRMTFGQMQEANYLAWLGLGEVLAMPLVRWSARTKSVTQILNIPATRLSQQTQPDIRMMQGVFVDGLGAAVGYRIDEITRWQGIVPRDFQRFDADGRRNVIHLFDPGLAVTRGISKFVPALKVTRQLDQFCDATHTAALLQTIFAATVKTNLQGLAAFEGLMTEGDHASLDLAKFLEMKNDWYEAAKIDMSTHGRIAHLMPNEELQFHKAEHPGQQFDMVMQWLLREIALVGGLTYEAATGDYRQATYSSVRMGTSINWNVITKRRKGVPSGYCQGVYETWLEDEIGIGNLPFPGGYEAFLANRQAACRATWSGPPKPQADDLKTAKANQTNLEIGVTTLESVCSENGEDWEDVMEQRARERERAKELGLADPYPDLVALELAKKQQAVKGNEEDKTDDASYTGEDQGA